One Halocalculus aciditolerans DNA segment encodes these proteins:
- a CDS encoding COG1361 S-layer family protein, producing the protein MRKKLITLVLVACLLVSSGAATGLVRGQPDLNATLPNSQVAPGEDAQLTVQLSNGASLDYVDARSAEATSTVTTAKAVRASLKSDDAPIEVNSGTVSVGSVPDGGLKTAQFDISVKPGAEPGTYKLPVKLHYDYTYQYDASENIISELSRTETAYVKVEVKDAPRFEVVDSKTNVSVGDTGDVSLTLRNVGSAAANASHVAVQSTSSAFAVGTSGSVSQFTGDWQPGENRTVVVSASAAGTANPAPYTFRSAVTYENEDGQTREADPAIVGVAPQPEQTFDVSNVQSELRVGEDGNVTARVTNAGPRAADHVVVHVAASADGVVPKSSEYAVGSLDAGAATTVDFPIQVSSAAESGPHQLDFSVTYQNPEGDTRESDSLPAEVPISGERDAFLVQPQDVNVTAGGSAEITLEVTNNMDEPVSNVNAKIFTNSPLSANDDTAFTTALDPDESTTMTFDVGASGSAIEKNYPLRMDFQYENAQGEQTLSDTYQVPVQVTVPEGGGLPVVPIVAVILLLVAAVGGYYYWNRD; encoded by the coding sequence ATGCGCAAGAAACTCATCACACTCGTCCTCGTCGCCTGCCTCCTCGTCTCCTCGGGGGCGGCAACCGGCCTCGTCCGCGGGCAACCAGACCTCAACGCGACCCTCCCGAACAGTCAGGTCGCTCCGGGCGAAGACGCACAACTCACCGTCCAGCTTTCGAACGGGGCTTCCCTCGACTACGTCGACGCCAGGAGCGCAGAAGCCACCAGCACTGTCACCACCGCGAAGGCCGTGCGCGCCTCCCTGAAGAGCGACGACGCGCCCATCGAGGTGAACTCGGGAACCGTCTCCGTCGGGAGCGTCCCCGACGGCGGGCTCAAAACCGCGCAGTTCGACATCAGCGTGAAACCGGGAGCGGAGCCCGGGACGTACAAACTCCCCGTCAAGCTCCACTACGACTACACCTACCAGTACGACGCCTCCGAGAACATCATCTCCGAGCTCAGCCGCACGGAGACCGCGTACGTCAAGGTCGAAGTGAAGGACGCGCCCCGCTTCGAAGTCGTCGATTCGAAGACGAACGTGAGCGTCGGTGACACCGGCGACGTCTCGCTCACTCTCCGGAACGTCGGGTCGGCGGCCGCGAACGCCTCCCACGTCGCCGTGCAGTCGACGTCCTCCGCGTTCGCCGTCGGCACCAGCGGCTCCGTCTCTCAGTTCACGGGCGACTGGCAGCCCGGCGAGAACCGGACGGTCGTCGTGAGCGCGTCCGCCGCGGGCACCGCGAACCCCGCGCCGTACACGTTCCGGTCCGCGGTCACCTACGAGAACGAAGACGGCCAGACGCGCGAAGCCGACCCCGCCATCGTCGGCGTCGCGCCGCAGCCCGAGCAGACGTTCGACGTCTCGAACGTGCAGAGCGAACTCCGCGTCGGTGAGGACGGAAACGTCACCGCGAGGGTGACGAACGCGGGGCCGCGCGCGGCCGACCACGTCGTCGTCCACGTCGCCGCGAGCGCCGACGGCGTCGTGCCGAAGAGCAGCGAGTACGCCGTCGGCTCTCTCGACGCCGGCGCGGCCACCACCGTCGACTTTCCCATTCAGGTGAGCAGCGCCGCCGAATCCGGCCCGCACCAACTCGACTTCAGCGTCACCTACCAGAACCCGGAGGGCGACACGCGAGAGAGCGACTCCCTCCCCGCCGAAGTCCCCATCAGCGGTGAACGCGACGCCTTCCTCGTCCAGCCGCAGGACGTCAACGTCACCGCGGGCGGCTCCGCGGAAATAACCCTCGAGGTGACGAACAACATGGACGAGCCCGTGTCGAACGTGAACGCGAAGATCTTCACCAACAGTCCCCTGTCCGCGAACGACGACACGGCGTTCACCACGGCGCTCGACCCCGACGAGTCGACGACGATGACGTTCGACGTCGGCGCGTCCGGGAGCGCCATCGAGAAGAACTACCCGCTCCGGATGGACTTCCAGTACGAGAACGCACAGGGCGAACAGACGCTCTCTGACACCTACCAGGTGCCGGTGCAGGTCACCGTCCCCGAGGGCGGCGGGCTGCCGGTCGTCCCCATCGTCGCGGTCATCCTCCTGCTCGTCGCGGCCGTGGGCGGCTACTACTACTGGAACCGGGACTAG
- a CDS encoding efflux RND transporter permease subunit, translating to MASYQDVIDRIDYLVAERPKAVIVAFLLVTLVMGAGLGSISTQSGTSQFTEGSDAMEAYDAVQDEFSPAFSSSGGSTQLIQRGQNVLAKPALVRMLKAEHRMKEREELRVDTTSSPADVIAVTLDPSADSLSEKIDAVEDATPSEIDAAVRENADNPAFTSSVSDDFNAPSASATAAVGVVTHELPGGTSSSVGSSGSSPLMDIQLEAQHVVDSVGGDITVFGAGILSQDFSNVIADSLLIVVPAAALLIVAFLVYSYRDPFDLLLGIVSLVMAVIWTFGFMGLAGIAFSQMLIAVPPLLLAVGIDFGIHAVNRYREERVDGHGVVESMETTTDQLLVAFFIVTGTTVLGFLSNLTSSLGPIKDFGLVAAIGITFTLLVFGIFLPAGKVFIDTFREERDIPAFGLRPIGGEGSLLGRVLPAGVVVAKKAPYVFLICIVLFTAGAGYYGTGVNTSFNQDDFLPPEDTPAYLDSLPEPFAPSEYTATAQTNFLTDHFSRVGGSSVTVYVTGPMRQDDSLEQIRHASASPPSSVAAANRTADASSIIGVIQSYADASPSFARLVERNDVNDNGVPDDNLEVIYDELMESPYSGQASQYLAEDYRSMKVDYTIEASASQDEAAAAAESLADRYHSNSIGTGQPVIFQALTSVILNSALRSLVTAILAALVFLVICFWGFERRPSLGLVNMVPILVTIAWLAGAMRFLNIPFNAMTATILSISIGLGVDYSSHIVHRFADEYDGDVVPAVETSIRGTGGALAGSMFTTVSGIGVLAIAITPILGQFGTVTALSIFFSFLAAVIVTPSVFVVWHDLQARFGTAPDAV from the coding sequence ATGGCTAGCTATCAGGACGTCATCGACCGGATCGACTACCTCGTCGCCGAGCGGCCGAAGGCCGTCATCGTCGCGTTCCTCCTCGTGACGCTCGTGATGGGGGCCGGCCTCGGCTCCATCAGCACGCAGTCCGGGACGAGCCAGTTCACGGAGGGGTCCGACGCGATGGAGGCCTACGACGCCGTGCAGGACGAGTTCTCGCCCGCGTTCAGTTCGAGCGGCGGCTCCACGCAGCTCATCCAGCGCGGACAGAACGTCCTCGCGAAACCCGCGCTCGTCCGGATGTTGAAGGCCGAACACCGGATGAAGGAGCGCGAAGAACTCCGGGTAGACACGACGTCCAGCCCCGCGGACGTCATCGCGGTGACGCTCGACCCGAGCGCGGATTCGCTCTCGGAGAAGATCGACGCCGTCGAGGACGCGACGCCGAGCGAAATCGACGCCGCGGTCCGTGAGAACGCGGACAACCCGGCGTTCACGTCGTCGGTGTCCGACGACTTCAACGCGCCGTCGGCGTCCGCGACCGCGGCCGTCGGCGTCGTCACGCACGAACTCCCCGGCGGGACCTCGTCTTCCGTCGGGTCGTCCGGGTCGAGTCCGCTGATGGACATCCAGCTCGAAGCGCAACACGTCGTCGACTCCGTCGGCGGCGACATCACCGTCTTCGGGGCCGGCATCCTCTCGCAGGACTTCAGTAACGTCATCGCCGACTCCCTGCTCATCGTCGTGCCGGCCGCGGCGCTCCTCATCGTCGCGTTCCTCGTCTACAGCTACCGCGACCCGTTCGACCTCCTGCTCGGCATCGTCTCCCTCGTGATGGCGGTCATCTGGACGTTCGGGTTCATGGGGCTCGCCGGCATCGCGTTCAGCCAGATGCTCATCGCGGTGCCGCCGCTGTTGCTCGCGGTCGGCATCGACTTCGGTATCCACGCGGTGAACCGCTACCGCGAGGAGCGCGTCGACGGCCACGGCGTCGTCGAGTCGATGGAGACGACGACCGACCAGCTCCTCGTCGCGTTCTTCATCGTCACCGGCACGACCGTGCTCGGCTTCCTCTCGAACCTCACGAGCTCGCTCGGCCCCATCAAGGACTTCGGGCTCGTCGCCGCCATCGGCATCACCTTCACCCTCCTCGTCTTCGGCATCTTCCTCCCCGCGGGGAAGGTCTTCATCGACACCTTCCGGGAGGAGCGCGACATCCCCGCGTTCGGCTTACGCCCCATCGGCGGAGAAGGGTCGCTCCTCGGGCGCGTCCTCCCCGCCGGCGTCGTCGTCGCGAAGAAGGCCCCCTACGTCTTCCTCATCTGCATCGTCCTGTTCACGGCGGGCGCTGGCTACTACGGCACGGGGGTGAACACCTCGTTCAATCAGGACGACTTCCTGCCGCCGGAGGACACGCCGGCCTACCTCGACTCGCTCCCCGAGCCGTTCGCGCCGAGTGAGTACACGGCGACCGCGCAGACGAACTTCCTCACCGACCACTTCAGCCGGGTCGGCGGGAGTTCCGTCACCGTCTACGTCACCGGGCCGATGCGGCAAGACGACTCCTTGGAGCAGATACGACACGCGAGCGCGAGCCCGCCGAGTTCGGTCGCGGCGGCGAACCGGACGGCGGACGCGAGCAGCATCATCGGCGTCATCCAGTCGTACGCCGACGCCTCGCCGTCGTTCGCCCGGCTCGTCGAACGGAACGACGTGAACGACAACGGCGTCCCCGACGACAACCTCGAAGTCATCTACGACGAGCTCATGGAGAGCCCGTACAGCGGGCAGGCGAGCCAGTATCTCGCGGAGGACTACCGCTCGATGAAGGTCGACTACACCATCGAGGCGTCCGCGAGTCAGGACGAAGCCGCCGCGGCCGCCGAGTCGCTCGCCGACCGCTACCACTCGAACTCCATCGGCACCGGCCAGCCCGTCATCTTCCAGGCGCTCACGTCCGTCATCCTCAACTCCGCGCTCCGGAGTCTCGTGACCGCGATACTCGCCGCGCTCGTCTTCCTCGTCATCTGCTTCTGGGGCTTCGAGCGCCGGCCGTCGCTCGGTCTCGTGAACATGGTTCCCATCCTCGTCACCATCGCGTGGCTCGCGGGCGCGATGCGCTTCCTGAACATCCCGTTCAACGCGATGACGGCGACCATCCTCTCGATCAGCATCGGGCTCGGCGTCGACTACTCCAGCCACATCGTCCACCGGTTCGCGGACGAGTACGACGGCGACGTCGTCCCGGCCGTCGAGACGTCCATCCGCGGGACGGGCGGCGCGCTCGCCGGCAGCATGTTCACGACCGTGTCCGGCATCGGCGTGCTCGCCATCGCCATCACGCCCATCCTCGGCCAGTTCGGGACGGTGACCGCGCTCTCCATCTTCTTCTCGTTCCTCGCCGCGGTCATCGTCACGCCCTCGGTGTTCGTGGTCTGGCACGACCTCCAGGCGCGGTTCGGCACCGCGCCCGACGCCGTCTAG